A region from the Benincasa hispida cultivar B227 chromosome 10, ASM972705v1, whole genome shotgun sequence genome encodes:
- the LOC120088245 gene encoding DNA ligase 1-like: MPTPSVSTESERKRRDDTKVFGNILSTLEQEGGLSEAGVVNQPLPTEEEAVVVADDTAPIITEDYEEPPRREDKEIAIKEREEEEIAVKEAREAEVALVTPNIAMEEVVGGALLEEAEKEDMKKAVEAEKEEKKREKQPQEAEKKDKKKKKSKGKKVGEAESSHHHKARKNKEHTDDEEDKEAKKEKEERKLCRREKRHLREEEKARQRAVSPEKDGELTSIREDGGGNATIDGTATTGSNPIGCDG, translated from the exons ATGCCTACACCTTCCGTCTCCACTGAAAGCGAAAGGAAGAGACGAGATGATACAAAGGTGTTTGGCAATATCCTCAGTACTTTGGAGCAAGAAGGTGGACTGtccgaggcaggggttgtaaaccaaccactgcccACAGAGGAGGAAGCGGTGGTAGTGGCAGATGATACA GCACCTATCATCACAGAAGATTATGAAGAGCCTCCAAGAAGAGAAGACAAGGAAATTGCGAtcaaggaaagagaagaagaagagatcgcAGTCAAGGAGGCCAGGGAAGCGGAGGTTGCATTAGTAACCCCAAACATTGCGATGGAGGAGGTTGTAGGGGGTGCGCTATTAGAAGAGGCCGAGAAAGAAGATATGAAGAAGGCAGTAGAGGCCgagaaggaagagaaaaagagagagaagcaGCCACAAGAGGCTGAGAAgaaagataagaagaagaagaagagcaaggGAAAGAAGGTTGGAGAGGCGGAATCTTCACATCATCACAAGGCAAGAAAGAATAAAGAGCACACggatgatgaagaagataaagaggccaagaaagagaaagaggagAGGAAATTGTGCCGACGTGAAAAGAGGCAcctaagagaagaagaaaaggcaAGGCAGAGGGCTGTGAGCCCTGAGAAGGATGGAGAATTAACCTCCATAAGGGAGGATGGGGGGGGAAACGCTACAATTGATGGAACCGCCACAACCGGTAGCAACCCAATTGGTTGCGACGGATGA